One Streptomyces mobaraensis NBRC 13819 = DSM 40847 DNA segment encodes these proteins:
- a CDS encoding sensor histidine kinase — MGLRTKIGAAITVTAALVAVLIGFVVHHRTGVNQLATARESIDARLANAVDDHAAGIDRQHTLVNPDGMPAPLREAAEHGKRATYLDRSGREPVLWAATRVGDDMIALKRPYRRETRNLEDLDDVLWAAGGLGTAFSGIVGVGLATFAGRRLNASARIAERIADGDLTARLRPRGGKDEIARLTIAVNTMADALAARLQAEREVTANIAHELRTPVAGLVAAAALLPPGRPAEMVQERARRVHTLMEDVLEVARLDADAERVETDVRALGDLARRAAGAAAGPDGTAAEVRVVRDCLVETDARRVERILTNLVTNAFRHGAEPVVAEVDGGVIRVRDGGPGFPEPLLAHGPQRFRTESGAGLGLGLTIAAGQARVLGAPLTFANRPEGGAEAVLDLRGAVRGPAEPGPG, encoded by the coding sequence ATGGGACTGCGAACGAAGATCGGGGCGGCGATCACCGTCACCGCCGCGCTCGTCGCCGTCCTCATCGGGTTCGTCGTCCACCACCGGACGGGCGTCAACCAGCTCGCGACGGCCCGCGAGAGCATCGACGCACGGCTGGCCAACGCCGTCGACGACCACGCGGCGGGCATCGACCGGCAGCACACCCTCGTCAACCCCGACGGCATGCCGGCCCCGCTGCGCGAGGCGGCGGAGCACGGCAAGCGCGCCACCTACCTGGACCGGAGCGGCCGGGAACCGGTGCTGTGGGCGGCCACCCGGGTCGGCGACGACATGATCGCCCTCAAGCGGCCCTACCGCCGCGAGACCCGCAACCTGGAGGACCTCGACGACGTCCTGTGGGCGGCCGGCGGCCTGGGCACCGCGTTCTCCGGCATCGTCGGCGTCGGCCTGGCGACGTTCGCCGGCCGCCGGCTGAACGCCTCCGCCCGCATCGCCGAGCGCATCGCCGACGGCGACCTCACGGCCCGGCTCCGGCCGCGCGGCGGCAAGGACGAGATCGCCCGGCTGACCATCGCCGTCAACACCATGGCCGACGCGCTCGCCGCCCGCCTCCAGGCCGAGCGGGAGGTGACCGCCAACATCGCGCACGAACTGCGCACTCCCGTGGCCGGACTGGTCGCCGCGGCGGCCCTGCTGCCGCCCGGCCGGCCTGCTGAGATGGTCCAGGAACGGGCCCGGCGGGTGCACACCCTCATGGAGGACGTCCTGGAGGTGGCCCGGCTGGACGCGGACGCCGAACGGGTCGAGACCGACGTCCGCGCCCTCGGCGACCTCGCCCGCCGAGCGGCCGGTGCCGCGGCCGGGCCGGACGGTACGGCGGCGGAGGTGCGGGTGGTGCGCGACTGCCTGGTGGAGACGGACGCGCGGCGCGTCGAACGCATACTGACCAACCTCGTCACCAACGCCTTCCGGCACGGCGCCGAGCCCGTCGTCGCCGAGGTGGACGGCGGCGTCATCCGCGTCCGCGACGGCGGTCCCGGCTTCCCCGAGCCCCTCCTGGCCCACGGCCCCCAGCGCTTCCGTACGGAATCCGGCGCCGGTCTCGGCCTCGGACTGACGATCGCCGCGGGCCAGGCGCGGGTGCTGGGCGCTCCGCTGACCTTCGCCAACCGGCCGGAGGGCGGGGCGGAGGCGGTGCTGGACCTGCGGGGGGCGGTGCGGGGGCCGGCGGAGCCGGGGCCGGGGTAG